From the genome of Vicia villosa cultivar HV-30 ecotype Madison, WI linkage group LG2, Vvil1.0, whole genome shotgun sequence, one region includes:
- the LOC131649265 gene encoding uncharacterized protein LOC131649265, which yields MGSSRGRGRPPKKVTQSTGSKHGGDAFTPATTTPVSTATLEENVTAIAEAILDKKVTGSDGKGTSEAVSKVEEPVKAKVIGESSKLWVDVISGNRQTTNGKQLQYVAPKINDGIIEVEIEEKDVESEIRFWENSLIMYVIGTNVSMNAMKNYMSRVWNFVALPDMYYNDEGYFILKFKNGDARDEVMMKGPYTFQNKPMILLEWRPDFTMAKDMLKSIPIWIKLPNLPLPMWGAPSLGKIGSAVGIPLFTDECTAEKLRVSYARLLVEVDVTQKLCEEITIRDHEGKIRKQQVEYEWRPQYCERCQKIGHVCSNEKKPTTKIWQQKTKKNDEVIEKNIPVNVEKEDEMENEDKEEQDQENQGKGTWTEVKRKKDDEKKHIGGIAGTRNREISSRLSKLRPDIAILVETRVKQDKAVHIRKMMGGSWNYLDNYKKHANGRVWIMWDKCKVDIKGICDSDQMIHCGVFDITSNFQHWLTAIYADNKLERRRILWKDIEKIHSTQQGPWCLIGDYNNVLTTDDRIGGKEIHEGEYSDLATMMTNCGLAELDKIGDRYTWCNKHVNGTIYSCIDRAIANNDWFQQRLKWELHVLEPSISDHALLCLRNNEHTQRTKSMFKFLNKVTEVHDYREQVERNWNRGGRGTSQGNLWDKLKRLQPTIKRLSKPFKGISMQIDKARKDLEDTQKHIVNDRGNKELTKEEKQKTESLLELLAIDEQIMRQRAKVSWIRLGDGNNAYFHATLKSKQSNMRIHSLHAEDGRVITDHNDITEEVIHFYRKLMGTAHNNLEAVDIQVLRKGKQLSNSCRLDLIKEITEAEIVAALKSIGDLKAPGVDGYNSKFFKASWGTVKGDVTQVVRDFFERGEMDNYS from the exons ATGGGAAGCTCTCGCGGTAGGGGAAGACCGCCGAAAAAGGTGACTCAATCGACGGGATCGAAGCATGGAGGTGACGCATTTACGCCGGCAACAACCACGCCAGTGAGTACAGCTACACTGGAGGAGAATGTGACGGCGATTGCAGAGGCGATTCTTGATAAGAAAGTGACGGGAAGTGATGGAAAGGGAACGAGCGAAGCAGTTTCTAAGGTGGAAGAACCTGTGAAGGCGAAGGTTATCGGTGAATCCAGCAAGCTTTGGGTTGATGTTATCAGTGGTAATCGGCAAACAACAAATGGGAAACAACTTCAGTATGTAGCCCCAAAGATTAACGACGGTATCATTGAAGttgaaattgaagaaaaagatGTGGAATCAGAAATTAGGTTTTGGGAGAACTCGCTCATCATGTATGTGATTGGAACCAATGTGAGCATGAATGCGATGAAGAACTACATGAGTCGGGTATGGAATTTTGTTGCGCTTCCTGATATGTACTACAATGATGAAGGTTACTTCATTCTCAAATTTAAGAATGGGGATGCAAGAGATGAAGTTATGATGAAAGGACCATACACCTTCCAGAACAAACCTATGATTCTATTGGAATGGAGGCCTGATTTTACTATGGCGAAGGATATGCTCAAATCGATTCCCATTTGGATCAAACTGCCCAATCTCCCTTTGCCTATGTGGGGAGCACCAAGTCTGGGGAAGATTGGTAGTGCTGTGGGTATACCCTTGTTTACAGATGAGTGTACAGCAGAGAAACTTAGGGTGAGCTATGCTAGGTTACTGGTGGAGGTGGATGTCACACAGAAGTTATGTGAAGAAATTACTATCAGAGACCATGAAGGGAAGATAAGGAAACAGCAGGTGGAATATGAATGGCGACCGCAATATTGTGAGAGATGCCAAAAAATAGGCCATGTGTGCTCTAATGAGAAGAAACCTACTACAAAGATAtggcaacaaaaaacaaaaaagaatgaTGAGGTGATAGAAAAAAATATACCTGTGAATGTTGAAAAGGAAGATGAAATGGAGAATGAAGACAAGGAGGAGCAGGACCAAGAAAATCAGGGCAAAGGCACTTGGACAGAGGTCAAGAGGAAGAAAGATGATGAGAAGAAGCACATAGGTGGAATTGCAG GGACCAGAAATAGAGAGATTAGCTCCCGTCTCTCTAAACTGAGGCCCGATATTGCTATTTTAGTAGAAACAAGAGTTAAGCAGGATAAAGCAGTACACATTAGGAAGATGATGGGAGGTAGTTGGAATTACCTAGATAACTACAAGAAGCATGCTAATGGCAGAGTGTGGATTATGTGGGACAAGTGTAAGGTGGACATCAAAGGTATCTGTGACTCGGATCAGATGATACACTGTGGGGTTTTTGATATAACTAGTAATTTCCAGCATTGGCTTACAGCCATCTATGCAGATAACAAGTTGGAGAGGAGGAGGATTCTTTGGAAGGATATTGAAAAGATACACAGCACTCAACAAGGTCCTTGGTGCCTTATAGGGGATTATAACAATGTTTTAACCACTGATGACAGGATTGGGGGCAAGGAGATACATGAAGGTGAGTATAGTGATTTGGCTACTATGATGACCAACTGTGGGCTGGCTGAACTGGATAAAATTGGAGACAGGTATACTTGGTGCAATAAACATGTTAATGGTACTATATATTCTTGCATTGACAGGGCTATTGCCAATAATGACTGGTTCCAGCAGAGATTAAAGTGGGAACTCCATGTCTTGGAACCTAGTATTTCTGACCATGCTTTGCTATGCCTCAGGAATAATGAGCATACTCAAAGAACTAAGAGCATGTTTAAGTTTCTTAATAAGGTGACTGAAGTGCATGATTACAGGGAGCAAGTTGAGAGGAACTGGAATAGAGGAGGCAGAGGTACCTCTCAAGGCAACCTGTGGGATAAACTAAAGAGGCTGCAACCTACTATCAAGAGGCTAAGTAAGCCTTTCAAAGGAATCAGTATGCAGATTGATAAAGCCAGGAAGGATCTGGAGGATACTCAAAAGCATATTGTGAATGATAGAGGAAATAAAGAGCTGACTAAGGAAGAGAAGCAAAAAACTGAGAGTCTTCTGGAGCTGCTTGCTATTGATGAGCAAATTATGAGACAGAGGGCTAAGGTTAGTTGGATAAGACTTGGAGATGGGAACAATGCTTACTTCCATGCTACTTTAAAGAGTAAACAAAGCAATATGAGGATTCATAGCTTGCATGCTGAGGATGGGAGAGTTATCACTGACCACAATGATATAACTGAGGAAGTTATCCATTTCTATAGGAAGTTGATGGGTACTGCTCATAATAACCTGGAGGCTGTGGACATTCAGGTCCTGAGAAAGGGTAAACAGCTTTCTAATAGCTGCAGACTTGACCTGATTAAAGAGATTACTGAAGCTGAAATTGTAGCAGCTCTAAAGAGTATTGGTGATCTCAAGGCACCAGGGGTTGATGGCTATAACTCTAAGTTCTTTAAGGCTTCTTGGGGCACTGTGAAAGGAGATGTTACTCAGGTTGTTAGAGACTTCTTTGAGAGAGGGGAGATGGATA ATTATAGCTAA